Below is a genomic region from Brassica oleracea var. oleracea cultivar TO1000 chromosome C9, BOL, whole genome shotgun sequence.
TATTTAGTTAGATTATATGTATATATAATTAATATTTTTATATATTCAGGTATCCGTTCGATTTTTGGTTCGTTTCCGATTCAGATTGGTTATTTTATATATAAAAATACAAGAACTGTTTGGGTATTTGAAGGTTTTGTTTTCGGGTATTTCGTTTCGGTTTGTTTGTTTAGTTCTAGTTTTTTTGCCTAAAAAATGGTCTAGATTAGACGCATAAAGAGAAAAAAAAACAAAGGCGCGGGACCAAAAAGTCTCCATCTGCTACCTAACGTGCCGCACCGCCAAATATAACACACACCAATGTCCGATACTTCCTTAACGCGTTCACACTGCTTTCTTAGCTTCTCGGTACAATCATTTAAGATCTTAATATTATAAATAAACATTATTGTTGAACAAAAATATAAATTAAACATGATCCGGTTCGTATATAAGATATGTGTGTGAACATCCACTCCACAAGTATATAACAACGTTTATAAAATGTTGTTGACAAAAGTTAAACAGAATAATAATAAAAGAGTGGTGGAGAGAAGACTCGTCTTTTCCCAAACCGAATGTTACATATCTGAAGGAGAGAAGGCTCATTCTTTTATCGTTCCTCATCTCAGCAATCAGCATAGACTATCAAAATGGGATAGTTGGGAACACAATACGATGATATCACAAACTATCTGAATCTAGAAATAACGTAAACAATATTGTTATGCAGAGATTAGAAAATTGCAACTACCATTTACGAAAATAGTCAGATGTCTTAGAAACACAAAGAGTTATAAGAACAACTTTTCTTATTAGCTTTAGAAACTACTCAAAACTAAAGCTCTCAATATGTTTCTCTCAGATCATGTGGAACACCTCTCCATTAGACCTATATTTATATGAAAGACAATTTTCTTTAACATGTGGGATATGGAAAACACAAACCTAACCTAAATAGAAACTTCCTTTTCCTATTTCTAGGTTTCCTTATTGTGTTTATCTTAACATATTAAACATCTAATAATATGTTAAGTTTCCACAAGCTTGGAATTATCCAANNNNNNNNGAAGTTCCTGTCACAAATAGATCATCAACGTAGATGGCAATGATCAAGACGTCTTCTCCTTCAGTCTTGCAGTACACTGATGGTTCCTTCGTGCACTTCTCAAATCTCATCTCCTTGAGAACCTGATCGAGTTTTACATTCCATGCCCTGGGTGCCTGGCGTAACCCATACAAAGCCTTGTGTAACACATACACTCGATCCTCTTCTCCTTTCTTTTCGAAACCTTCAGGTTGAGTTACATACACTAACTCCTTTAGATCTCCATTCAAGAAAGCGGTCTTCACGTCCATGTGATGTATCTCCCAACCGTTCGTTGCTGCGAGGGCTATTAAGAGCCGAATGGTTTCAAGTCTTGCCACTGGTGCAAACACTTCATCGAAATCTATTCCTTCTCTTTGTACATAGCCTTTTGCCACAAGTCTCGCCTTATACTTGCTCACTGTACCATCCACCTTTCTCTTGATCTTGAAGATCCACTTCAACCCTATAGGTTTCACTCCAGCCGGTCTATCCACAAGTTCCCATGTCTTGTTTCTTGTGATAGACTCTAACTCGGCCACCATCGCCTCAACCCATTCTCGTACGTGTTCAGCTTCAAAATAGTTCTCTGGCTCGCCATCCACTGTGAGCAACAGCATTGCACTTTCTTGATCTGCAAGTAACACATAATCATCGAGATATCTTGGTTTTGTTATGGTTCAGCCTTGTCTGGTCACCAGTGGTTGGCCTCCACCGTTCTGGTTTGCATTATGATCCGCATCTTCTTCTTCTTCCTCATCTTGGTTTATAGCTTCCTGTTCATGATCCTTACCTTGATCATTACCTTCTTCTATATCACCCTCATGTGGAAGCTTAAGCATGCTCGGTTCACAATCAGCTTGGTTTGTTGTACACGCCCAGTCCCAAGCTTTCTCTTCATCGAAAATCACATCTCTACTCACCATCACCTTCCTTGTGTCTGGATCATAAAGTATGTAGGTTTTGGAACCCGGCTCAGTTCCAAGATTGACCATACTCTTTGATCTCTCATCCAACTTCTTCAGATAAGGACCAGTGATTTTCGCATGAGCTACACAACCGAATATCCTCAAGTGCTTGATATTTGGTTTCCTCGATGTAAGGCATTCGTATGGCGTTTGATTTTTCAAGGCTTTTGTAGGAACTCTGTTGATGAGGTAAGTTGAATGTCGTACAGCTTCACCCCATAAGTAGTTCGGCATCTTCATTGCCTTCAGCATACTTCTTGTCATTCCCATCAAGGTTCGGTTTCTCCTCTCCACAACACCGTTTTGTTGAGGTGTGTAAGGCGCAGTTAGGTGCCTTTTAACTCAATTCTCTTCACAGAATAGATTGAACTCAGCTGAGGTAAACTCTCCTCCTCTATCGGTGCGAAAGGTTTTGATGGTTGAGCATGTCTGCTTCTCTACACTCTCTTTAAACCTTTTGAATCGATCGAATACCTCACTCTTCTCCTTCAATAGCATAACCCACATATACCTAGAGAAGTCATCGATCAAGACAAAGACATACTTATTATTTGCAGGCGTTGGTGGTGTGATTGGACCACACAAATCTCCATACAATAACTCTAATGGCTTTGTCGCACGAAACATGGCTTTGGTCGGGAATGACTGTCTGATCTGCTTCCCTGCGAGACATGCTTCACACACGCTTTCTTCGTGTGTTACACACGGCATTCCTACGACCATCTCCTTCCTTACCATGTTATTCATCACTCCATAGCTTATATGTCCTAGCCTAGCATGCCACCTCCATGTAGCATCTACGTCCCTGACATGTAAACATTTCGGGTAGCTTATCTCCATAGGGGTCTTGTAGAGACGGTTTGGATATCTTATCACACGAACTAGCAACCTTCCATGCGAATCTGTGGGCGTTGAGTAGACATCTTTCAAGTTAACCTCACATCCGTTTTCTGTTGTTTGCCCAAGACTCAATATATTGTGCTTCAGATCGGGTATGTAGTATATGTCCTTGAGTGCCTTCTTCTCTCCAGTCTTGCACACAAAGGTAACCACACCCTTTCCTAAAATGTCAACACACGATCCATCACCAAACTTCACCTTCCCTTTGGTGTTGAGATTCAAACTCGAAAAGAACTCCTTGTTCCCTGTCATGTGATTGCTCGCTCCATTATCCAAATACCAGACACTTGCACTTCCTTTGTCGATATCAAGATTCTTCGGAATCACCTTATCTTCGTTCAAAAACACCACCTCGTGTACATAGAGTGCATCAGCCTCTTCTGTCTCGTTTAGGTTGGTTTCTTGATTCTTCTCTGTCTTTTCGGAACAGACAGTTGCGTAGTGACCAGGCTTGTCACATCTCAAACATATCAGATTTGAATGATTCTTCTTCGAGTTGTTATCTTCGGTGTGTGACGCATGGTTTTGGTTGTGTGACCTACCTCGACCTCTGCCTCTACCGTTCTGTCCTCTTTCTCTACCACGGGAATTCTTATAACCCCTCTGACTATGCTCTTCATTGTTCGAAAACATCAGTTTCCCTAAATCTTCTTTCTGAGTTTCTGAGTTTCGTTCACATTGGCAAGTAGCAGAACATATGAATTGATAATGGCATCAACTTCTCTATAGCATTGTTTAGTAGCACGACATAGTGATTCATGTAGCGAAGGGGAAGAACATAGATATATAGATGTATTTATTTATTCATTAGACTATATTTTGATAACCAGTCTTCACAAACTACTACTATTGTTTTAACAACTAATTACTTTAGTTTCAAATTTCCAACGGGCTTGTTTGTATATTCCTAATTTTATTAACTACATACACCCAGAGCCTAGTATGAGTTTTTAATTTATCATTTACATTTTTAAAATTACGAGTCTACACAAGTAATTGCTTCAGGTTTTTTTAATTTTTTTTTTTTTTGAAAACAGGTTTCACATAGTTTGCTTCAGAATTTGAATCACCAAAAAAAACAATGCTTCTGCCTTTTTCTGTATAAACTAATATCTAAAACAACTAAAGAACGTAACAAAAGAAGAATAAAAATGAGTAATACCAATAAATAACGGGAAATTAAAGTAATATTGGAAAAGAAAAAGAGTTGGCGTACCAAAGTCAAACTTGCGTGTTCACACACACATCCCAACAAGTTTCAAAGTCTTGTCTTGAGATAATCTATTTATCAACCAAAGGAAAGATATCTTCTCTTCCAATCCAGAGTGAAGACACTTTTGTCCGAAACAAAACTCACAGACTTACACGACGTCGATGAAAGCCGCCTCAGCCGCCGTTTTCCGGAAAGGAATCGAAGAAAACAGAGACGAGGAGGAAGAAGAAGAAGTCTGTAATGTCTTCGACGCCGAGGTAGATAGCCAGACTCAAACGACGTCGTCCCACGAAACCAAAAACAACAACCTCAAGGGATTCTTCACTTCCTTGCTCCTGATGGAGGAGCACGAGAAGCAGAACCAGGAAGCCCAAAACGCCGCTTCCCGCCGCGAAATGTCCGAGCTCCAGTCCAATTACCGGAAACGAGCCAGAACCATGTCCGATCACTACTCCGATCTCACCGATCACTACGCCGACGCCGTCGATATCAATCGGAAGAAGTCACGCGCCTCACGCGCCGCCGTCGCTTCCGTCTCCGCTGCCGTCACGGAGACAGAGGCCGAGGGGAGCGAGATAACCGGATCCGGTTCGGTTAACGGTACGGGTCAGCAGAGGCGGTTATGGGTGAAAGATCGAAGCCGAGCGTGGTGGGAAGAGTGTAACCGCTCGGATTATCCGGAAGACGATTTCAAAAAAGCGTTTCGAATGTCCAAATCGACGTTCGAGTTAATCTGCGAGGAGCTGAACGCGGCGGTCGCGAAAGAAGACACCGCGTTGAGAAACGCGATTCCCGTGCGGCAGCGAGTCGCGGTTTGCGTTTGGAGGTTAGCCACGGGGGAGCCGCTCCGTCTCGTCTCCAAGAAGTTCGGTTTAGGAATCTCCACGTGCCACAAGCTCGTCCTCGAGGTATGTAAAGCGATTAAAGAAGTTCTAATGCCTAAGTACCTTCAATGGCCTGATGATGAATCTTTAAGAAACATTAGAGAAACATACGAATCGATTTCGGGTATACCGAACGTTGTTGGGTCTATGTATACCACTCACATTCCGATTATAGCTCCTAAGATCAGTGTAGCTTCTTATTTCAACAAGAGACATACCGAGAGGAACCAAAAGACTTCGTACTCGATCACAATCCAAGCCGTTGTGAACCCAAACGGCGTGTTTACTGACTTGTGTATAGGATGGCCCGGGTCAATGCCTGATGATAAGGTGTTGGAGAAGTCGTTGTTGTACCAAAGAGCTAACAACGGAGGTCTTTTGAAAGGTTTGTGGGTCGCTGGTGGGGCCGGTCACCCGTTGTTAGACTGGGTCTTGGTTCCTTACACGCAGCAGAATTTGACTTGGACGCAGCACGCGTTTAACGAGAAGATGAGCGAGGTGCAGAGAGTAGCTAAGGAAGCGTTTGGGAGGTTGAAAGGACGGTGGGCGTGTCTGCAGAAGCGGACTGAAGTGAAGCTGCAAGATTTGCCTACGGTTTTGGGCGCGTGCTGTGTACTGCACAACATATGTGAGATCAGGGGGGAGAGGATGGAGCCGGAGCTCATGGTTGAAGTGGTTGATGATGTGGTTTTGCCTGAAAACGCGTTGAGATCGGTTAATGCGATGAAGGCGAGAGATACTATCTCACATAATCTATTGCATCATGGACTCGCGGGTACTTCTTTCCTATAACTTATGATTATGGAAAATGTACTTATAGTTTCTCCTCCAATAAGCTAAACAGAACTCACTCTGATTCTTTGGTTTATGCATATTGTATTGTACCTTTTAGGTCACAACTGTAACAATAGAGGGAACTTATATGATATATTATATATACATACTATGAGCAAGAATGTATAATAGCTCAATGAGAATTCATTATCTGGTATTTTGTAATGTGAGATAGAGCACTAGCTTGGTTGGGTTTTTACCCTTTTGTGCTATGGTAGTGCTTCAGAAACATGTGTATGCTACTTCGTTGCAAAACGATAACCATTTCATATTGTTGCTAGTTTTGAGGCATCACTCATTTGTCTAGTGGTTCATACTCAGCTAGCGGCTCTCCAATCATGTCGGGATCCACCGATCAGATGCAGACCGACCGGCGAGATAAGATATGTTTTTCCTATATTAATGCCTTAATTAAGATCTTGGAGTTTGTTTTAACTTATAACTAAAACAATAAATGTTTCTTGTTATAATTTCAAAAATTGTTTGTTGTATTTTTAATAGTATAAAAAAGAACTGAAAACCCGTACTAAAGAGAGAAATTTTTTGCATTCTATAATTTTGAAAAAAAAACCCACAAAAAGTTAGGGAGAAAAAGAGAACCACCACCTTAAAAAGGAAACTTTAAAAACAATGGTTGATAATAAATATTGGCTCCCGGTATTTTCTCTGATATTGTTCTAAGGAAGAAGTTTGTTAATCAATCTTCCAGCAAACAGCCATTGAAACAGAGAAGACGAGAGGAGAGAAAGTTAGACCAGGGGAGAAAGAAAGCTAGCTACCATCTTCTTTCTCGTCTTCTCTTCTTGTCTGTTCCCAGACACTACGTCTGGTGACATATTAATATATTATTTATTACCTTATTTAATAGTTTTGTTGGGACTATCGGAATTATTTTCTCTTGATTGATAATAATGGCTCGTTACTCATCGGAAGATGGGCACGCGCCAGCTAATTCGACGGTGGTCGCCATTGACAAAGACAAGAACAGTCACTACGCCTTTCGCTGGGCCGCCGATCATCTCTTCAATATGATCAACAACCCTAACATGATTCTTGTCCATGTTCGTCTTAAAAGTTCAAACCGTAGGTATCTTCTCCTCAGTTTTTTTATATTTATTAATCACCAAATATTGTTTAATAATATAAATAATTCTTTCCTCTAAGTTGTATAACTCATCAAGAAACGTTTGTTGCAGATGGAGACGATGAATTGAATCAGCTTTTTGTTCCGTACAGAGGTTATTGCGCGCGAAAAGGGGTAAATAAATGTCCCTTTCTCTCTATCTCATTCCCATGCATTCAAACCGTATACGTACGTTCGTAGTTGATATTGTCTTTCTTTGCGTTGCGCATGCATGTGTTTATTAGATTTCAATGATGGAGGTTATTCTAGAAGATACCGACGTTGCGAGAGCAATACTCGATTACGTTAACAACAACCTTGTGAACAACATCGTGGTGGGATCAGCATCATCCTCAAAGAACCCATTCGCTAGATCTCTCAAGTTCACTAAATCCCATGACGTTGCTGCTTCCATTCTGAAATCAACGCCTGAGTTTTGTTCCATCTACGTCATCTCCAAAGGCAAAGTTCAGTCTTCACAAGCAGCTCAAAGACCTATCACCAATACGCTTGTCCCACCTCGTGAACCATCATCCGCATTTCATCTCCAAAATCTACCTGACCCTGACCAAGATCCCTTGCCTAGGTATTATAACAAAACCAACATTATTTCTGTTTTGGTCAATCGAAAAGGCTTTAAAATTTTGTTTTTTGATACATTATAGGGGCCAGCGTAATTCAAGAAACACAACTCCAGAGAGGTATCATAATGATAATGGATTCAATGCCATGAGGGAAAGGCGCAGAAGCGCTGCAAATGGATCATTGGACTTTAATTATGATTTTAAGCAGGCAAATGGGCAAAGGAACCCTGTGGGACGTAACTCGTTTTCTGATGAATCGGATGGTGGATCTCTCATGATGGGTTCGGTTGATCTAAGTGCTCAGAATTATGATTTCATTGGTGCATCTGGCTCTTCTGATGAATCAGCTTCACAATCAACTGTATGTTAACACTAAAGCAATACTTTGTTTAAGATGTAACATTAGTATGCACTAAATGGTTGGATGGTTATATGCAGAGAGATATTGAAGCTGAGATGAAAAGGTTAAAGCTTGAACTCAGGCAAACCATGGACATGTACAGCTCAGCTTGCAAGGAAGCACTTAATGCCAAAAAGACGGTAAGAAATATTACTGTGAAGCAAAGCTAGTTGATGTCTTGATAAGAATGTTTTTTTGCTCCATCTTATACGATCATGACCGAATTTGAAAATTTGGCGACGATAAACATTTCTTAAGAACTTTTATAATTTTTTTTCCATAATTTGTGGATTTATGTATATATAAAAAATCTGCATAAATTTTGGGACCAAGGTCAATGTTTCATTGGGCTTAGTCTAAATCCGACCCTGTTAATACTTTATGTTTCTCTAGGCAAATGAGCTCAACATGTGGAAAAAGGAAGAAGCTAGAAGATTTGAGGAAGCTAGGAGTGCTGAAGAGGCAGCCCTAGCTGTTGCAGAGATGGAGAAGGCCAAGTGCAAAGCGGCAATGGAAGCAGCTGAGAAAGCACAGAGAATGGCAGAGCTAGAAGGACAAAGAAGGAAGCAAGCAGAGATGAAAGCAAGAAGAGAATCTCAGGAGAAAGACCGTGCGCTTACTGCTTTGGGACAGAACGATGTCCGGTACAGAAAATACTCTATAGAAGAGATCGAAGAAGCTACCGACAGATTCGCAAGCAACATGAAAGTAGGAGAAGGAGGATACGGACCGGTTTATAAAGGCACACTTGATCACACTCCTGTCGCTATCAAAGTCTTGAGACCTGATGCTGCTCAAGGAAAGAAACAGTTTCAGCAAGAAGTCGAGGTTCTGAGTTGCATTAGACATCCTCACATGGTTCTTCTCCTCGGTGCGTGTCCTGAGTATGGATGCTTGGTGTATGAGTTCATGGAGAATGGGAGCTTAGAGGACAGACTCTTCCGTAGAGGAAACTCGCCGCCTCTTTCTTGGAGGAAAAGGTTTCAAATAGCGGCGGAGATCGCTACTGCACTCTCCTTCCTTCACCAAACAAAGCCAGAGCCTCTCGTTCACCGTGACCTAAAACCTGCTAATATACTCTTAGATAGAAACTACGTAAGCAAGATCAGTGACGTTGGACTAGCTCGGTTAGTCCCTGCTTCGGTGGCTAATAACGTCACACAATACCACATGACATCTGCAGCAGGAACGTTCTGTTACATAGACCCTGAGTACCAGCAAACGGGGAAGTTAACCACGAAGTCAGATATATATTCGTTAGGGATAATGCTGCTTCAGATCATTACTGCTAAGAATCCTATGGGTCTGGCTCATCATGTGTCGATGGCTATTGAGAAAGGAACTTTCAAGGATATGCTTGACCCGGTTGTGACTGATTGGCCGGTTGAAGAAGCTATAAATTTTGCTAAGCTGTGTCTGAAATGTTCAGAGCTAAGGAAGAGAGATAGACCAGATCTTGGAAAAGATATAGTTCCAGAGCTTGTCAGGTTAAGAAACTTGGGCTTGGACAATGAGTCAGGTATGTTATGATACATATTAATACTAAACACAATCTTTATATTTGCTAAAACCTTATTGCTTAAGCTTTGAATATGCTGTATTATTCATTAGGAAGCCAGAATTAGCAGCTGGGTCTGAAGATCATATACATTTCTTAATTATTTGAAGACTTCTATGAGAGAGAGATTGCTTGCTTCTCAAGAAAAAAGTGGCAAGTGAAGTGCCATCCAGAGATGGTTTAAACTAAGATATAAATTTGTCAATATTATATATGTATCTGTAACATAATACTTCCACCTTTCTGGCTCTCGGATTAAAAGTATATATTGAACAAAAAAGCAATGGTTCATATGTTAATGTTCCACTTCTCGTAGCCTAACCAAGATGAATCTATTGATTTATTCAAACGTTATCTCTCTGTTCCTCCTATGTTATGTATCCAGTTTGGGATGGTATTCCAAGACGCCGTTACATTATTTATACATATTGTTACGACACCGTTACGACACATTCACATTAAATAGTATAGTTTTCTAACTCCAATATTAAACTCTTTTATCACTCTTTTGCTGTTGACATCAAGCTGTTTTGTATCAAATAAGAAACCTATAAGTATGATATTATCCAACTTTAATGACTCCACAACCCATCACTGCAAGAAAAGGACAAATGACGAGAGTTTTGTTTTTCGTTTTTCTAATTATCTTTTCATCATGTAAGTTATACTCATTTACTTAGGATAAATAAGTATATATACGCTTTAGTAATAAACATGATGTGTTGTTCACTATATCTTTTGATGATTTTTTTATAGATGCATCAAATATTATGGGAAAATCTAATTCAAAAGAGAAACCACCTTCTTCCAATTCTGCACAAAGTCCTCAAATTGATTTTGAGAGAGAAGATCAGTTTACATATGACGATCGTTTGAACACCCCTGAAAGTCATAGGGGAGAAATAGTTAGTTTTTGTCATGAATGTATACATGAATGTAAGCTGGTGGACAAACGTGTCTTCGCTTGTAGTAATTTTATTTGCCTTTGTTCACCCGAGAAACTTGACGACTAAATATTGTAATGACTTTCAAACGATTCAATTAAATAGATGATGATGTTTTTATATCATACTCCTTCTTCACCTCCCAGTTTTGGACCATGTACATCTATCAATATCTGGTTTTAAACTTTTAATTAAACTCTGGTTAATCAATGTGAAAGCAAGTTGTATATGATATGTTTATGTGTCACAATTTTGATGTAATTAGGGGTGACAAACACTAAAATACCATTAATGAAAATCATATGAATATTTTTAATTTTAGTGGTAATTTGTGTAAATTACACATGAAATAAACGACTGGACAGGACATTAGCCAAATAGATACACGATCTTGTATATTTTTGAACGAATAGGGGATGACAACTGACGAACCCTAATTGATAAAAATATCCCTTACTTACAAGCGATAAACTATCTTAAATCCCCATTCATATAACTAGCTAACTAATCCATATTGTCTATGAAAAATGAAAAACAAACTCGCAGCACGACATTCCCGATCGTCACACAAGGTTCTCACAGTTTTCACAGTCCTCTCTTTCTTTTTTTATCAGGTGATAGTGTGTATCAGATTTGATTGGCCGCATAAATCGAACAGAGGCATTTGTTCAAGTCCAGCTGTATTATATTAAAAATGGAAATTCTCATATATTATAATCATGAAACAAAAATATTTGATCTATATAAATGTAATATATATAGTTAAATAATTAAATCCAGATCTAGTTGCAAACCTCTCATATCATTACCTTTTTGTTAATCAAAAAATTTCCATCTTTTGCACAGTCTTTTGGTCAGGAACCAGTTATTGATAATCCAGTTCCCCAACAAAGTTCCAGGTTTGCTGCTTAGGAGCAGGATTAAACCTTCCACAAGAGCTACCTACGCTTAGATACCTCAAATTACTTTTATCCATTTGATGTTAGTATAACTAAGCATAGAACCTTAAAATAATCAAACCAAATATAGATCTTTTACCAAACAAAATTAACCATTTTCAAAAGAAAAGAGAGAGAAGGGGTGACAGAGAGAGAGTAAGCACACATAGCTTCAAGCATGAAACCCTAATTTTGAAAAAAACATGCAAGAAAGCCACCATGTGTGCTCACTCTCTTCTGTCACCTCCTCTTACCTTCGATGGAAGAGAGAGCATGTGACCAGACTCAAAAACCTTGGCTTGTCGAGAACAATCAATTCAACTGACAAATCTACCTTCATATGCACACACATATGTCTAATATATACATATATATGTATAACTAATATAACTTTAAAGATCATATAGTTATATATCATTGTTCTATCAGGGATTTAAGACTATACCTTACATCTCTCTATCTTTGGATGTGGGAAGAAACTGAGACCTGTCGGGCCTTTTTATAGCCAAATGGTTAGAAAGAGAATGCTATAAAAACAAAGAGAGAAAAAGAAAAAAACTCAAATCTTCTCTCATGAATTATTGATAAAGATTGTTCGGTTTTCCAACCACGTGAATGGCTATCTACTAAGATGCCGACTTACTACTTGATGTTTTCGATGTCACCTTCTCTTTTGCTAATCAAATTAAAAGGCAAACCCTTTATAAAATTTATCATTATTTTACATTGATATCTCATTGGTTTATATTTTATATATTGTCAATACATATAACATCGTCATTTATGTACATATGATTTTGAATACAGAATAATATATATTTTTAGTGACGAGTTAGAGCATTTTCAATATATTACTTTTAAAATAAATAATTACACAATGTAATTCAGTTTCATTCTTATTTTGAAAATAAAAATGTAGTAATAAATAAGAACAAGATATTTATTCTATTTCAAAGTAATTTACTTTATCTGTTATAAAACAAAAAAAGTAGAGTTAGAGGAATTTTTTTCCAAACCTTATTTTAAAATAAGAAATGAAATAAGAGTGCAGATATTTCCCTAAATTTTCCAAAATGTTTAGTGTGAACAACATATCACTTAATAGTGCTTATTTACAACTAATGTGGTCCAAACACTTTGGAATAAAATATAGCTGAAGTTTGTCAAACAAAAAAACATTGGATGAAGTTTAATTCTCTTATTATGAATAGATTAGTTTGAGAATTTTTGCTAGCGAAAAGCATATTATGACTTTTGTTTTTTTAATGATTTAATAGAATATAAAACTGGACCGACCAATTACAAATCAACAGAGACTCATCATGAAAAAGTACACCCACAGCCAAATATTCAATACGGCTCTAAAGCAT
It encodes:
- the LOC106318278 gene encoding U-box domain-containing protein 51 isoform X3, which codes for MKAASAAVFRKGIEENRDEEEEEEVCNVFDAEVDSQTQTTSSHETKNNNLKGFFTSLLLMEEHEKQNQEAQNAASRREMSELQSNYRKRARTMSDHYSDLTDHYADAVDINRKKSRASRAAVASVSAAVTETEAEGSEITGSGSVNGTGQQRRLWVKDRSRAWWEECNRSDYPEDDFKKAFRMSKSTFELICEELNAAVAKEDTALRNAIPVRQRVAVCVWRLATGEPLRLVSKKFGLGISTCHKLVLEVCKAIKEVLMPKYLQWPDDESLRNIRETYESISGIPNVVGSMYTTHIPIIAPKISVASYFNKRHTERNQKTSYSITIQAVVNPNGVFTDLCIGWPGSMPDDKVLEKSLLYQRANNGGLLKGLWVAGGAGHPLLDWVLVPYTQQNLTWTQHAFNEKMSEVQRVAKEAFGRLKGRWACLQKRTEVKLQDLPTVLGACCVLHNICEIRGERMEPELMVEVVDDVVLPENALRSVNAMKARDTISHNLLHHGLAGRLIIMARYSSEDGHAPANSTVVAIDKDKNSHYAFRWAADHLFNMINNPNMILVHVRLKSSNHGDDELNQLFVPYRGYCARKGISMMEVILEDTDVARAILDYVNNNLVNNIVVGSASSSKNPFARSLKFTKSHDVAASILKSTPEFCSIYVISKGKVQSSQAAQRPITNTLVPPREPSSAFHLQNLPDPDQDPLPRGQRNSRNTTPERYHNDNGFNAMRERRRSAANGSLDFNYDFKQANGQRNPVGRNSFSDESDGGSLMMGSVDLSAQNYDFIGASGSSDESASQSTRDIEAEMKRLKLELRQTMDMYSSACKEALNAKKTANELNMWKKEEARRFEEARSAEEAALAVAEMEKAKCKAAMEAAEKAQRMAELEGQRRKQAEMKARRESQEKDRALTALGQNDVRYRKYSIEEIEEATDRFASNMKVGEGGYGPVYKGTLDHTPVAIKVLRPDAAQGKKQFQQEVEVLSCIRHPHMVLLLGACPEYGCLVYEFMENGSLEDRLFRRGNSPPLSWRKRFQIAAEIATALSFLHQTKPEPLVHRDLKPANILLDRNYVSKISDVGLARLVPASVANNVTQYHMTSAAGTFCYIDPEYQQTGKLTTKSDIYSLGIMLLQIITAKNPMGLAHHVSMAIEKGTFKDMLDPVVTDWPVEEAINFAKLCLKCSELRKRDRPDLGKDIVPELVRLRNLGLDNESGSQN
- the LOC106318278 gene encoding uncharacterized protein LOC106318278 isoform X2 encodes the protein MKAASAAVFRKGIEENRDEEEEEEVCNVFDAEVDSQTQTTSSHETKNNNLKGFFTSLLLMEEHEKQNQEAQNAASRREMSELQSNYRKRARTMSDHYSDLTDHYADAVDINRKKSRASRAAVASVSAAVTETEAEGSEITGSGSVNGTGQQRRLWVKDRSRAWWEECNRSDYPEDDFKKAFRMSKSTFELICEELNAAVAKEDTALRNAIPVRQRVAVCVWRLATGEPLRLVSKKFGLGISTCHKLVLEVCKAIKEVLMPKYLQWPDDESLRNIRETYESISGIPNVVGSMYTTHIPIIAPKISVASYFNKRHTERNQKTSYSITIQAVVNPNGVFTDLCIGWPGSMPDDKVLEKSLLYQRANNGGLLKGLWVAGGAGHPLLDWVLVPYTQQNLTWTQHAFNEKMSEVQRVAKEAFGRLKGRWACLQKRTEVKLQDLPTVLGACCVLHNICEIRGERMEPELMVEVVDDVVLPENALRSVNAMKARDTISHNLLHHGLAVLRHHSFV
- the LOC106318278 gene encoding uncharacterized protein LOC106318278 isoform X1, encoding MKAASAAVFRKGIEENRDEEEEEEVCNVFDAEVDSQTQTTSSHETKNNNLKGFFTSLLLMEEHEKQNQEAQNAASRREMSELQSNYRKRARTMSDHYSDLTDHYADAVDINRKKSRASRAAVASVSAAVTETEAEGSEITGSGSVNGTGQQRRLWVKDRSRAWWEECNRSDYPEDDFKKAFRMSKSTFELICEELNAAVAKEDTALRNAIPVRQRVAVCVWRLATGEPLRLVSKKFGLGISTCHKLVLEVCKAIKEVLMPKYLQWPDDESLRNIRETYESISGIPNVVGSMYTTHIPIIAPKISVASYFNKRHTERNQKTSYSITIQAVVNPNGVFTDLCIGWPGSMPDDKVLEKSLLYQRANNGGLLKGLWVAGGAGHPLLDWVLVPYTQQNLTWTQHAFNEKMSEVQRVAKEAFGRLKGRWACLQKRTEVKLQDLPTVLGACCVLHNICEIRGERMEPELMVEVVDDVVLPENALRSVNAMKARDTISHNLLHHGLAASGSPIMSGSTDQMQTDRRDKICFSYINALIKILEFVLTYN